A window from Streptomyces griseiscabiei encodes these proteins:
- a CDS encoding M6 family metalloprotease domain-containing protein codes for MQQRFRLDGIPPRRIPPRRIRPRRVVALASVAALTFAVSSSAGTGHLMAKETTRAAGSTALARGSALGPCMIRGPLGIQMSEGIPTPPGYSRSTGTVRALNLMIDFSDAPGEGSAMDRFAEFAPQTQKWFRTSSYGRIDYRPEAPLTEWLRMPKSFRSYGIERGAPFDPGYRRLVQDMVRAADPLVDFRSYDLVNVLVTPNAGPSALDTVLSVTFAGNREAPVADGVPVANASFVYSRQDDGSGSYHETGYRVLPHENGHVFGLPDLYTHEGGGAVGHWDIMSEDWGVDNDLLGWHKWKLGWLDETQVACVAAVGSAEHTLTPLAAAGGSKLVVVPLSSRAAYVAELRTRAGNDAAVCRPGVLVYRVDATVDTGNGPVKVHDARRDSGGCTRSPNVHAELSDAPLVAGETFKDVRAGVEIAVAGVDVGGNHRVVVRRR; via the coding sequence ATGCAGCAGCGGTTCCGCCTGGACGGGATACCTCCGCGCCGCATACCCCCGCGCCGGATACGTCCGCGCCGGGTCGTCGCGCTCGCCTCCGTCGCCGCCCTCACGTTCGCGGTCAGCAGCTCCGCCGGCACCGGGCATCTGATGGCGAAGGAGACGACGCGGGCCGCGGGGTCCACGGCCCTGGCCCGCGGTTCGGCGCTCGGCCCCTGCATGATCCGCGGCCCGCTCGGCATCCAGATGTCCGAGGGCATCCCGACCCCGCCCGGCTACTCCCGCTCCACCGGCACGGTCCGCGCCCTCAACCTGATGATCGACTTCTCCGACGCGCCCGGCGAGGGCAGCGCGATGGACCGCTTCGCGGAGTTCGCCCCGCAGACCCAGAAGTGGTTCAGGACCAGCAGCTACGGCCGTATCGACTACCGTCCCGAGGCCCCGCTCACCGAATGGCTGCGGATGCCGAAGTCGTTCCGCTCGTACGGCATAGAGCGCGGCGCCCCCTTCGACCCCGGCTACCGCCGGCTGGTCCAGGACATGGTGCGGGCCGCCGATCCGCTGGTGGACTTCCGGTCGTACGACCTCGTCAACGTCCTCGTCACCCCCAACGCGGGCCCCTCCGCCCTCGACACCGTCCTGTCGGTGACCTTCGCCGGGAACCGTGAGGCACCGGTCGCGGACGGGGTGCCGGTCGCCAACGCGTCGTTCGTCTACAGCCGCCAGGACGACGGCTCCGGTTCGTACCACGAGACCGGGTACCGGGTGCTTCCGCACGAGAACGGCCATGTCTTCGGGCTGCCCGACCTCTACACGCACGAGGGCGGGGGCGCGGTCGGGCACTGGGACATCATGAGCGAGGACTGGGGCGTCGACAACGATCTGCTGGGCTGGCACAAGTGGAAGCTCGGATGGCTCGACGAGACGCAGGTCGCGTGTGTGGCGGCGGTCGGCTCCGCGGAGCACACCCTGACGCCGCTGGCCGCGGCGGGGGGTTCGAAGCTGGTCGTGGTGCCGCTCAGCTCGCGGGCGGCGTACGTGGCGGAGTTGCGGACGCGGGCGGGGAACGACGCGGCGGTGTGCCGGCCGGGGGTGCTGGTGTACCGGGTGGACGCGACCGTCGACACCGGGAACGGGCCCGTCAAGGTCCATGACGCGCGTCGCGACAGCGGGGGGTGTACGCGCAGTCCCAATGTCCACGCCGAGCTGTCCGACGCGCCGCTCGTCGCCGGGGAGACGTTCAAGGACGTGCGGGCGGGGGTGGAGATCGCTGTGGCCGGGGTGGATGTCGGGGGGAACCATCGGGTCGTGGTTCGTCGGCGGTGA